TCCTGTCGATTCTCGACCACACCGGCCGCATCCAGCTGTACGTGGCGCGCGATGCACTGGGCGAAGCGGTCTACGACGACTTCAAGACCTGGGACATCGGCGATATCGTCGGTGGCGAGGGCGCGCTGTTCAAGACCAACAAGGGCGAGCTGTCGGTGAAGGTCGACAGCCTGCGCCTGCTGACCAAGAGCCTGCGGCCGCTGCCGGACAAGTTCCACGGCATCTCGGACACCGAGCAGCGTTATCGGCAGCGCTATGTCGACTTGATCATGAACGAGCCGGTGCGCGACACCTTCCGCAAGCGTACCCAGATCATCCAGTTCATCCGCAACTATCTGAATGGACGGGACTTCCTGGAAGTGGAAACGCCGATGATGCACGTCATCCCCGGCGGTGCTTCGGCCAAGCCCTTCACCACGTTCCACAATGCGCTGGACATGGATCTGTACCTGCGGATCGCCCCCGAGTTGTATCTGAAGCGCCTCGTGGTCGGCGGTTTCGAGCGGGTCTACGAGATCAACCGCAACTTCCGCAACGAGGGGTTGTCGACTCGCCACAACCCCGAATTCACCATGATCGAGTTCTATCAGGCCTACGCCGATTACATCGATCTGATGGACATGACCGAAGACCTGCTGCGTCATCTGGCCGAGAAGGTGTGCGGTTCGACGACCATCACCTATCAGGGCACGGAGTTCGACTTCGCACAGCCGTTCGCCCGCCTGACGGTGGTGGATGCGATTCTGGCGCATAACCCGGATCTCACCCGCGACGACGTCACCGATATCGACCGCGCGCGGGCCGTCGCGC
The Halothiobacillus diazotrophicus DNA segment above includes these coding regions:
- the lysS gene encoding lysine--tRNA ligase translates to MSESTAPQASEVIDENRLIAERRDKLKRIREAGNAFPNDFRRDASAGDLQAQYAEKEAAFFEENALRVIVAGRVMAKRVMGKASFLSILDHTGRIQLYVARDALGEAVYDDFKTWDIGDIVGGEGALFKTNKGELSVKVDSLRLLTKSLRPLPDKFHGISDTEQRYRQRYVDLIMNEPVRDTFRKRTQIIQFIRNYLNGRDFLEVETPMMHVIPGGASAKPFTTFHNALDMDLYLRIAPELYLKRLVVGGFERVYEINRNFRNEGLSTRHNPEFTMIEFYQAYADYIDLMDMTEDLLRHLAEKVCGSTTITYQGTEFDFAQPFARLTVVDAILAHNPDLTRDDVTDIDRARAVAQKLGIHVKDSYGLGKIQIEIFEETAEHKLIQPTFITEYPAEVSPLARRNDDNPFVTDRFEFFVGGREIANGFSELNDAEDQAERFRKQVEEKDAGDEEAMHFDADYIRALEHGMPPTAGEGIGIDRLVMLLTDSPSIRDVLLFPHMRPE